From Candidatus Binatia bacterium:
CCAGCTCCATGGCACGTTCGAGATGCAGCCGTCCCCGCTCCCCGTAGGTGCCCGCCGAGAGGTACCTACCGCGGATACCCTCGAGGCGACCGAGGTGAATCAGAGCGCGACCGAGATGATAGTGCGCCCGCGCGTCGCTCTCTTCGGCAGCGATTCGCACTTCGGCGATTCGTGCGCCCTCCTGCGAGTTGAACTCGATCGCCTGGTCGTACGACGTATCTCCCTCGTCGAACATCTGACGCCAGTACAGAGTGTCCACCTGGTGCACCCATCCGGAGGGATCGTTCGGATGCTCGGTCCGCAGGGTCTCCCAGACCCGGTCGGCATCGTCGCGGCGCCCCTCGAAGGTCAGCGACACCCCTTCGTCGACGAGTTCGCTCACACTTGCCGCGGACACGGATGCCGCGAATTCGGCAACCAGAAGCAGGAGTGCACAGAAAATATGGATTCGGTTTTGCACGAGCCGACCCTCCGTTCCTTTTGCGCAACTGCAAGGCGCAAGCCAGGGAGAACCGTCAAGAAACCCAGGGGCCGCGGCCGGCCGGCGCAGTCCGAGACATGCGGAAGTGCAGTGGCCTCCTTGCGGCGCAGCCCGTGGGAGGCTTTCCGCGCGCCCTCCCGCGGCCGGGCCGGTCTCGTTCAGCGCCGGAGGAGAGTGGGAGGGGTCACCGGCTCCGCTTCCACGTCCGCTTCGCCGAGCAGTGCATCGAAGATCTCATCGGTCGCGCCGAGGCCCCCGAGGTGACCTTCCTGCGGCCGAACGTCCAGAGTCGAGTGCGGCAGAAGGCCCGCCATGTGCCGGCCGTGCTCCAGAGGAACGATATTGTCGGCGTCGCCGTACAGGAGATGGACGGGAACCCGAACGTCGCCGAGGGCGAAGCCCCACGGTTTGCCGAACAACGCCACGTCCAGGAACAATGCCTGCATCCAATCTCGGCTTCCGTGGATCAGATCCTCGTGGAACATGCGCCGCGTGGCCGGATCGGAGAACACCTTGGCGTCGCCGGGCGGGAGCAGTTGCAGGAAGAGGTCGGTCGCGGGATCCGCAAGCGGCTTCAGAACCTGAACAAGGCCTCGCATCCCGAACCCGAGCGGCCCGCGTAGGAAGGCGAGCGCGGGACCGACTACGGGCGTGATCGAGACGGCTCCCCCTTCGGGCGCGTCCGGCCCCACCGATGGTGCGACGCCGCCGAGAATGGCGACTCCCACGACGCGATCCGGCATCTCGTGCGCGCACGCAAGCGTGTAGGGACCGCCGCCGCTCAGGCCCACCATCCCGAAGCGCTCGATGGCCAGCGCACGCGTGAGCTGGCCGATGTCGTGCGCGAAATCGACGATCCCGCTGTACGCGTGCGGCGTGGACGCGCCGATGCCCGGCCGCTCGACGGCGACCAGGCGCACGTCTCGCTTCCAACACGCCTCGCGCGTCGCGGGCGCGATCTGGCGACAAGCCCCGGGAGTCCCGTGGAACCACAGGATCGGGAAACCGGTCGCGGGACCGAACTCGGCGTAGCCGAGCTCCCGGCCGTCTTCGAGACGAAAAGCACCTTCGAACCGAGGGGGAGACAACGAGACCATCCCTTTTTACTAACACAAGCGACCGCACGCTCGCCCCGTCGCCGACGACCCGAAACACTCCGCCGGAGAACGCAAATAGCTCCTGGAATCCGTCCTCAGCCTGCCGGTCGAACTTGCGATCTGACCGCGCTGCCTATTGGTCCTTGCCCATCTTCTCCCAGACCATGTTAGGCGCCTGGTCGATGCCGAGGAGCGTGAGCGGATGGGCGCGATCCACGTGCCCCATCACGTTGAGGTACAACGAATACCCGATCAACTCCTGCAGGCGCCGGGGGTAGGTCGCCGCCGTCTCGCGGTCGGTTCCGAGCATCAGGTTCTGCTGCTGGCGGCACCAGCCGGACACGAACTGGATCGAAAGGCCGTACCGCTCGGTGTCCGTCGTGCCGTTCGCTCCGCCGCCGTGCCACGTCGACCCGTGCAGGACGACGACACTTCCGGCGGGCATCTCGGCGGCGATGGACTCGTGCTCTTCGCCGGGCTTCGGCATGTTCTCCCGCTGGTTCGATCCGGGCACGATGCGCGTGGCGCCGTTCTCACCGGCGAAGTCGCTCAGAGCCCACAGCGTCGTGATCAACGTGGGAACATGTGGGCGCGGAAGCGTGATCATTCCGTCGTCCGAATGCAGAAGCTGCTCCGTCTCGCCGGGACTGATGTGCATCGAGGTGGTGCCCGACAAGAGGAAATCTACGCCGAGGAGGCGTTCCATGAGGGCGAGCATCGGTTCGTGGATCACGAGCTCGCGAAACAACGGGCTACGATGGATGAGGTTGAAGATTCGCCGTGTCCGAAAACCCTCGAAGTCGTTCGTACCGAATTCGATCCCGTGCTCACGCTCGACCCGGTCGACTTCCGCGATGAGATCCGCGCAACGATTCCGCTCGAGAACGCCCTCGACGATCGCGAACCCATCTTCCCGGACCCGGTCCGCCAGAGACTCGTCCTCCGCGCCGATCGGAACAGTGAATCTATTGGTCGCCACAGCCGCCATGGTCTACTGAAGTACACCATGACTCCGGCGACGGCGACCGAGAACGTGCTCGACAACGTTGCGTGGCACGCCCTGCGCGGGCCACAGGCCCGGCTGTCCCAGTGGGAAGAACACGGCCGCGCCGGCCGCTTCGACCCTGAAGTCACGGTGTTCACCGCGGTCGACCGACTCGACGACGAGGCCTGGGCGGCCCAGGCGAGGCTGGTCGGTCCGGGCGGCACGACGATTCTGTTCCGAGACGAGGTTCCAACGCCGCCCGCAGGCTGGCAGGAAGTCTTCCGGGGCCCGACCTGGCAACTGGTGGCGGGAGATCTCGGACCGCCCGCCGAGGTCCCCGTCGAAGCCCTGGCGCCGGACGACGCGGCCGAGATGCTCGCGCTCACCCAACTCACCGAGCCCGGGCCATTTCTCCTTCGAACGATCGAGCTCGGAACGTATGTCGGGATCCGCCACGAGGGAAAGATCGTGGCGATGGCCGGCGAGCGACTGAAGGCGCCGGGTTTCACGGAGGTCTCCGCCGTCTGCACGCATTCGAACGCGCGCCGGCTCGGCTACGGCGCCGCGCTCACGCTGTGGATGGCGGCCCACATTCGCAAGCGCGGCGACGAAGCGTTTCTGCACGTTCTCGCATCGAACGAGAGCGCGCTGCGCCTCTACGAGGCGATCGGCTTTCGACGAAGACGGAATGTCGACGCCGTCGCAGCAGTCTGGACTGGCTAGGCTCGCAGGTAGAGGAACTCCTTCTAGCCGAGCTTGCCGCCGACGACGGTGCAGATTTCGACCTTGGACATCTGCGTCCGCTCACCGGTCGGCTTGAACGTGACCTCGAGATCGAACTTCACCACGAGTTGGGCGTCTCGTTGCGAACCGTTCGGCGCGACATCGACACGCTGCGCCTGCGCTGATTGGACATCGACAACGAACGAGGCGGCGGCGGGGTCCGCTTCGCCCGTCTCGCGCCCCTCCCTCCGCTACGACTGGAGGAGAGTCAGGTTGTCGGACTGTGGCTCTCGGTTCAGCTCGCACGCCGCGCCACCGGACTGCCCTTCTCCGAAGACAGCGGGGCCGCGCTGAACAAGGTGCTCGCCGCGCTTTCCGATGCACGCCGCCAGAAGCTGCGCCAACTCTACGGCCGGATCCTCGTGGGTAGACCGGCAGGCCCACGCCTGCGAGCGTCGGCTGAGGAGATATGTCCGACCCTGCTCGAGGCGTTCGAACGATGCTTCAGCCTCGAGACCTGCCTGAACTTCACCTATGAGCGACCGCGTGGAGAACACGACCCAACGGCGCGTAGAGCCGCGTGGGATTCTCGCCAGCTACCGCTCTGGTACATCCTCGCCGTCGACGTGGACAAGGACGCACCGCGCATGTTCCGAATGGACCGCATCTCGGATCCCCGACCGTTCGCGCGGCCGTTCGTGCCATCGCGATCACTCGTGCACGAGATGGTGGAGGAGATCCCCGACGTCACCCTCGAACGGATCCGAGCCGGGTCCGTTCGAGTCCGGACCGAATCTAGACCGAATCTGGATCCCTAGTCCCGATCGAAGGCGGAGATCGCATCGCTCGTGGGCGAGGCGACGTATACGCTCTTGCCGTTGCGGGTGACGATCACTGAAGACGCCTCGACGAGAGCCGTACCGTCCGCACACGCGCCGCCGCTTCCGTCGTCGCTGATACAGGCCTCGGTGCCGGCAAACTGGGCGAGGACTCCAGTCTTCTTGTCGCGGGAGAAGATCGCGACCGCGTCGCTCACGTTCGATGCCACGTAGGCGTTCTTCCCATCCCGAGACAGGACGACCGACAGCGCACCTGTGAGATTCGTCCCGTCCGCGCATTCCCCGCCGCTACCGTCCTCGCTGATGCAGCCGTCCGTGCCTGCCAGCTGCGACAACGCGCCCGTGGACTTGTCCCGCGCGAACGCGGCGACGGCATTGCCGTCGCGGGCGGCGACGTAGACGAACTTTCCATCCTTAGAAACGGTCACGCCGAAAGCCCCAGCGAGCCCTCGGCCGTCGGTGCAGTTTCCTCCGGTCCCGTCCTCGCTGATACAGCCGGCGGTGCCGACCAACTGGCTCAGGATGCCGGTCTTCTTGTCGCGCGCGAAGATCGAAACGGCACTACTGCCCACGGCCGCGACGTAGAGGCTGTCGCCCTTCGGGCTCACGGCGACGTCGGTCGGGAAGTCGAGAGCCCTACCGTTGACGCACAGCCCGCCCGTACCGTCCTCACTGACGCACCCATCCGTTCCCGGGAGCTGCGTGAGCACACCGGTCTTCTTGTCGCGCGCGAACACGGTAACGGCGTCATCGTGAAGGGATGTGGCGTGTACGAACTTCCCCTTCGGGCCGACCGTGACCGAGCGCGCGCCGTCCAGCGCGACTCCGATCGCGCATTCGCCGCCCGTGCCGTCATCGCTCACGCAACCGTCCGTTCCGGCAAGCTGAAGGATCGTGCCCGTCTTGTCGCGCGCGAACACCGCGATCGCATCATCTCCCGGTGCCGCGACGTAGAGATGCTTCGCCTTCTTGTCGAGAGCCACGTCGCGCGCGCCCTGAAGAGCCCGGCCGTCCGCGCACGCGCCGCCGCTCCCATCGTCCGTGACGCAGCCAGAAGTTCCCGCCTGCTGGATTAGCGCGCCCGACCCGGTTCGAAGGAACACGACCACGCCGTCGCTCAAGTCGGACGCCGCGTACAAGCTGAGCCCGTTGTTCGAGACGGTGAGGCCCTGTATCCCGTCGAGCGCCTCTGCGTCGACGCAATTGCCACTACTGCCGCCGTCACTCACGCAGCCGTCGGTTCCGGCGAGTTGAGTGAGGGCGCCGGTCCCGGCGAGGGCGGGGGAGACGAGGAGCGTCGCGCTTGCAGCGAAAACTGCGGCCCATGCGGGCAAACCTCGTGAGGTGGTGCGTGCACCGGTCTCGCCGGTGACGTCGAGCGTGTTCATTTCGGGGGTCCTTTCCGTGGATCAAGCGCCGGGCGCGAAGCGGCAGGAGGAAGGACGTCTGGGGCGTGAGAAGCGGTTCGATCGCGCGCAGGCCAATATCCGCGGATTATCGGGCTCCCTAGCGAGCCGCGCAAGTCGAAATCGTCCCAGCGGGCGGAGGGACGGACCGGAAAAGCCCTGGAAAGTAGGGCGTTTGGGGCGCGGGACCCGGTCGCGCTATGACGGCGACGTGCAGGAGTTCCCGTGGAAGCTCGGGACGACGGTCGCGCTCGCCGTCGTCCTCGTGGGCGCATTGGCGACCCTCCTGTGGCGCGTCGATCCCTACTTCCATGTTCGTGTCGACGGCGCGATCTACCTCCTCACCGCAAAGTCGCTGCTGAACGGCGATGGATACACCTACCTCGACTACACGTTCGCGCTCCGGCCGCCGGGGTTCCCGCTGTTGCTCGCTCCGATTCTCGCCGTATTCGGAACGAATTTTGCGGCGCTCAACCTCTGGGTGAGCTTCTTCGCGGTCGCGGCGGTCGGGCTGCTGTTCGTCCACGGCACGCAGCGCGTGGGGCCCTTGGTCGCGGCGGCCGCGACCGTCCTCGTTTGGCTCAATCCCACATTCACGAAAACCAGCTTCGAGATCCTGTCCGACGTTCCATCGGTCACGCTCATGATGCTGAGCCTCGTTGTCGAGACGTGGGCGATGAGACGCCCGTCGACGCGGCGGGACGTGATCGTCGGTCTCTGCGTCGCGGCGGCGGCGTACGTGCGGACCACGAATGTGCTGTTGGCCCCCGCGTTCATCCTGGCGCGCGCGCTCCACCTCCCTGCGAACGAGCGCCGGACTCCAAGGGTGTGGGCCGGCCTTCTCGTCCCGAGCGTCGTCGTGCTCCTCGCGCTCTCTCCGTGGCTACTGCGCAATCAGGTCGTGCAGCCGCCGGCGCCGGCCGAACATACGATCGCCTACTCCTACTCGACTGCCATGTGGAACCTCGACCGCGCGGACCCGACGTCACCGCGCTACTCCGCGGCGGAGATCTTCACGCGCATCCCCGGACAACTGACGCAGGCCGCGAATTCGATTTCTCTCGGCCTCAGCGGACAGAAGGGTTGGCTGCCCGCGGCGCTGGGGCTCGCCGCTCTCGCAATCATCTTCCTGAGGCGGCGCGAAGGGGCCGAAATCTTCGCATTGGGCACGATCGTCCTCCTCTCCGTCTTCTTCTTGTACCTCCCCCGGTTCGCGATCCCGCTTCTGTTCCTCGGAACGGTCGCCGCCGCCGAGGTCTTGCTGTGGGGCTTGTCTCGAGTGCTGCCCGGACCTGTCGCCCAGGTGGTTTGCGCCACGGCGCTCGTCGCCGTGGCACTCGGCCAACCCGCAACACCCATCGACGGAGACGGCGTCGTAGAGCGGCATCAGAGCTACGTACGAGCGGCCGAATCGATCGCCGAATTCTGCGAAGACACCGAGACCGTCGGCGCCCTCCAAGGGGCGCCGCTCTCGGTCTATCTCGACCGGCCCGTCTATTCTCTTCGCTTCGTCCATGCGCGCGGCGGCCTTCCGGCGATCCGAGAGTTCCTCGAGCGGCACGACATCCAGTGCGTCTTCTTCGAGCCACTCGCGCCGGCACACCGACGCCTTCGACCGTTCTTCCAGCGCCGGTTCGAGGAGACGAAGCAGGTCGGCCCTTACCGGCTCTTCCGCGGCAGGCGGGCGACGGCGGCCGCGGCGCCGACTCGGGCTCCAGATCCGGCCGCGCCGCCGGCTCGGGGCAGCGCGTCGTGAACCCGATCTCCTTTGAATGCAAGGCGTTCAAGGACCTCCCTGCGATGGAACTCTACGAGGTTCTCTGCCTGCGCGATCTCGTCTTCGTAGTCGGCCAGAAGATCACGGCCGTGCCGGAGGTCGATGGCGAGGATCCGTCGTTCCATCACCTGATCGGACGCGACCAAATGGGCCGGGTGATCGCAACGGCCCGACTCAGCCTCGACGACACTCCGATCAAGTTGGGACGGGTCGCCGTGCGCGACGATCTGCAGCGAACGGGGATCGGCAGCGCGCTGATGCGCGAGGCCCAGCGAATCATCGGACGACGGCCAGCCACGATGAACGCGCAAGCGCATCTCGAACCGTGGTACGCGAGCCTGGGATGGAAGCGCGAGGGGCCGGTCTTTCTAGAAGCGGAGATCGATCATGTGCGCATGGTGTGGCCGGGCTGAGCGGCCGCGCTCAGACCGGCTTGTCGCCCACGATCGTCACGCGCTCGACGTGGCGGACGTTCGGCTTGTAGTCGAACGCGGCGTAGTGCTGAACCGCGCGGTTGTCCCAGAAGGACACCGAGTTCTTGCGCCAGCGGAAGCGACACTGGAACTCCGGAATCGCCGACTGGCGATAGAGCAAGCGCAACAGCCGGCATCCTTCGACCTCGTCCACGCCGTCGAGGTGCGAGACGAACGACGAGTTCACGTAGAGCGACTTGGCACCCGTCTCCGGGTGCGTCCGCACCACTGGGTGACGCGCATCCGGATACTTCTCGCGCATCTCCGCGCGCTCTTTCTCCGGGAGCCGACCGCCGAACAATCGCGTATACGAGTGCACGGCCGTCATTCCATCGATCTTCTCTTTGATGTCGTCGGCGAGTCCGTCGTAGGCCGCGTTCATGTCACAAAACAGGGTGTCACCACCCACCGGAGGCACGATGGTCGCCCGCAAGATCGACCCGAGGGACGGCTCCAGCCGCCACGTCACGTCGCTGTGCCAGTCGTTCTGACCGAACCGCGACTTCTCATCGTGGTGGATCACGACGACTTCGGGGTAGCCCTCGAGGTTGGTCGCGAACGGGTGGATCTCGAGTTCTCCGAACAAACGTCCAAACGCGATGTGCTCTTCGATGCTCACATCTTGGTCGCGGAAGAAGATCACCTTCCACTCGAGGAGTGCGCGCCGGATCTCGCCGATCTGCTCCGACGACACGTCGCCGCTCATCCGAACGCCGCCGATCTCCGCGCCAACCGTCGGCGAGAGCGGGTCGATCGTGATGGTCCTGTAATTCGCCCAGGCCGCCGCATCTGTGGTCATGGGAGAACGATGCTCGGCAAGCGCCGCGCAGTCAAGATGGGCGCCCCACCCGGGCTCGCCGACGCGCGAACGGGCGCAGCAGATGCCCTGCGGCCCAAGCATTTCAGCGCCCAGGGGAACTCGTGGTAGTTAGACCGCTCATGAGCAACGGCGGCCGACCCCTTGGTTCCGTGGGCATTGCCCTCTCGCTACTTCTGTGGAGCGCGACGCTCGCCGCCGCCCAGCCCGCACCGGCGAGCCCATCAGAATACCTGGAGAACATCGAAACCCAGGGGGACATTGGCGGCCCCGAGGGTGAGGCGGACGCCGGACCCGCCCAAGCCGAGGCGATGAACGCCGGGGGCAACGCGAATCTCTCGAAGCACGCACGCGACCGCATCGAGGAGATCGTCGTGCGCGTCCGCAAACGCGACGAGCTTCTCGAGGACACCCCCGTCTCGGTCACCGCCCTGTCGGAGAACACACTGCGCGAGGCCGGCGTCGTGCGTCTCGATCAGATCCAAGAGCTGGTGCCGAACCTCCAGTTCCTCACGTCGAACAACGGACAGGCCGCGCAGGTCCGCATTCGTGGCATCGGCACCTCGACGAACGAGATCGCGTTCGACCCGGGCGTCGGGATCTACGTCGACGGAGTCTTCATCCCTCGAGCGCTCGGCTCGATCATGGACACCGTCGACGTGCAGCAAGTCGAGGTACTGCGCGGACCACAGGGAACACTGTTCGGGAAAAATACGGTCGGCGGCGCGATCAACATCACCACGATCAAGCCCTCGCCGGAGCTCGAGGCCTTCGCGATGGTCCGGCCCGGAAACCTCGGAACGTTCGATGGACGCATGATGCTTAACGTTCCGGTCTCGCTCGGCTGGTTCAAGGACAAGCTTTTCTCACGCGTCGCCTTCGCCTCGAGACAGACGAACGGCTACGTCGACAACACGCTCGTCGGACAGACGCTCTCGAATCGGAACTCTCTCGCCTTTCTCGGCAGCCTGCGATTCCTGCCAGTCGAAGATCTCTCGATCGATGTCTCCGGCAGCTGGGCAAGCGACCAGAACGCTGGACTCGGACCTCGTTGCCGCGTCGCGAATGCGGACGCACCACTCGTAAATGTCTACCCGGGCTACCTCGAGGCCTGCGAAGCCTCCGAGCCCTT
This genomic window contains:
- a CDS encoding alpha/beta hydrolase, translated to MVSLSPPRFEGAFRLEDGRELGYAEFGPATGFPILWFHGTPGACRQIAPATREACWKRDVRLVAVERPGIGASTPHAYSGIVDFAHDIGQLTRALAIERFGMVGLSGGGPYTLACAHEMPDRVVGVAILGGVAPSVGPDAPEGGAVSITPVVGPALAFLRGPLGFGMRGLVQVLKPLADPATDLFLQLLPPGDAKVFSDPATRRMFHEDLIHGSRDWMQALFLDVALFGKPWGFALGDVRVPVHLLYGDADNIVPLEHGRHMAGLLPHSTLDVRPQEGHLGGLGATDEIFDALLGEADVEAEPVTPPTLLRR
- a CDS encoding phytanoyl-CoA dioxygenase family protein, whose amino-acid sequence is MAAVATNRFTVPIGAEDESLADRVREDGFAIVEGVLERNRCADLIAEVDRVEREHGIEFGTNDFEGFRTRRIFNLIHRSPLFRELVIHEPMLALMERLLGVDFLLSGTTSMHISPGETEQLLHSDDGMITLPRPHVPTLITTLWALSDFAGENGATRIVPGSNQRENMPKPGEEHESIAAEMPAGSVVVLHGSTWHGGGANGTTDTERYGLSIQFVSGWCRQQQNLMLGTDRETAATYPRRLQELIGYSLYLNVMGHVDRAHPLTLLGIDQAPNMVWEKMGKDQ
- a CDS encoding GNAT family N-acetyltransferase, giving the protein MTPATATENVLDNVAWHALRGPQARLSQWEEHGRAGRFDPEVTVFTAVDRLDDEAWAAQARLVGPGGTTILFRDEVPTPPAGWQEVFRGPTWQLVAGDLGPPAEVPVEALAPDDAAEMLALTQLTEPGPFLLRTIELGTYVGIRHEGKIVAMAGERLKAPGFTEVSAVCTHSNARRLGYGAALTLWMAAHIRKRGDEAFLHVLASNESALRLYEAIGFRRRRNVDAVAAVWTG
- a CDS encoding beta-propeller fold lactonase family protein; the protein is MNTLDVTGETGARTTSRGLPAWAAVFAASATLLVSPALAGTGALTQLAGTDGCVSDGGSSGNCVDAEALDGIQGLTVSNNGLSLYAASDLSDGVVVFLRTGSGALIQQAGTSGCVTDDGSGGACADGRALQGARDVALDKKAKHLYVAAPGDDAIAVFARDKTGTILQLAGTDGCVSDDGTGGECAIGVALDGARSVTVGPKGKFVHATSLHDDAVTVFARDKKTGVLTQLPGTDGCVSEDGTGGLCVNGRALDFPTDVAVSPKGDSLYVAAVGSSAVSIFARDKKTGILSQLVGTAGCISEDGTGGNCTDGRGLAGAFGVTVSKDGKFVYVAARDGNAVAAFARDKSTGALSQLAGTDGCISEDGSGGECADGTNLTGALSVVLSRDGKNAYVASNVSDAVAIFSRDKKTGVLAQFAGTEACISDDGSGGACADGTALVEASSVIVTRNGKSVYVASPTSDAISAFDRD
- a CDS encoding glycosyltransferase family 39 protein, translated to MQEFPWKLGTTVALAVVLVGALATLLWRVDPYFHVRVDGAIYLLTAKSLLNGDGYTYLDYTFALRPPGFPLLLAPILAVFGTNFAALNLWVSFFAVAAVGLLFVHGTQRVGPLVAAAATVLVWLNPTFTKTSFEILSDVPSVTLMMLSLVVETWAMRRPSTRRDVIVGLCVAAAAYVRTTNVLLAPAFILARALHLPANERRTPRVWAGLLVPSVVVLLALSPWLLRNQVVQPPAPAEHTIAYSYSTAMWNLDRADPTSPRYSAAEIFTRIPGQLTQAANSISLGLSGQKGWLPAALGLAALAIIFLRRREGAEIFALGTIVLLSVFFLYLPRFAIPLLFLGTVAAAEVLLWGLSRVLPGPVAQVVCATALVAVALGQPATPIDGDGVVERHQSYVRAAESIAEFCEDTETVGALQGAPLSVYLDRPVYSLRFVHARGGLPAIREFLERHDIQCVFFEPLAPAHRRLRPFFQRRFEETKQVGPYRLFRGRRATAAAAPTRAPDPAAPPARGSAS
- a CDS encoding GNAT family N-acetyltransferase; translated protein: MNPISFECKAFKDLPAMELYEVLCLRDLVFVVGQKITAVPEVDGEDPSFHHLIGRDQMGRVIATARLSLDDTPIKLGRVAVRDDLQRTGIGSALMREAQRIIGRRPATMNAQAHLEPWYASLGWKREGPVFLEAEIDHVRMVWPG
- a CDS encoding TauD/TfdA family dioxygenase; this encodes MTTDAAAWANYRTITIDPLSPTVGAEIGGVRMSGDVSSEQIGEIRRALLEWKVIFFRDQDVSIEEHIAFGRLFGELEIHPFATNLEGYPEVVVIHHDEKSRFGQNDWHSDVTWRLEPSLGSILRATIVPPVGGDTLFCDMNAAYDGLADDIKEKIDGMTAVHSYTRLFGGRLPEKERAEMREKYPDARHPVVRTHPETGAKSLYVNSSFVSHLDGVDEVEGCRLLRLLYRQSAIPEFQCRFRWRKNSVSFWDNRAVQHYAAFDYKPNVRHVERVTIVGDKPV